The Acidianus manzaensis genome has a window encoding:
- a CDS encoding protease pro-enzyme activation domain-containing protein, which translates to MVLTIIILGVLQIILLPVYSSTPAISNTTREINGFHYIGKMPSNKNVIFTIYIPLKNTNEIFYYAQAVSNPSSPLYHKFLTKNQLQQFLPAQKYEQVLQYLKENNLKIISTALDSVIVAEGSVSQIQQALGINIQLYSNGSTSYYISEGTPKISGITVIAQNLTQIYLSHPNTLITQKEIKNLDKKLGQINATSPKEAYWGTALQKVYNATSLYKIGDEGQGYNIGILDFYGDPYIFQQLAYYDKITGLPNTNFTVVPIGPYDPELGILTGWAGEISLDVEISHTMAPKANITLYIANGALPLSSDIACIDQLDQVDVLSQSFSIPESLISQFSGELFYSCIYESDVYYALGSAEGITFLASSGDAGGAGYSNGPVGTPGYPATSPFVTSLGGTTTYIQFPGNSSQTAWSNYGFVPDDINYGGSTGGISIIEPKPWYQWSLATPNTYPSGKEVPQISANANVYPGIYIICPDNITCITGGTSEASPLTAGLLTLVMNYVHSRLGLINPILDEFGENSTIYPKVFNPITFGYNIPWTASYGYNLVTGWGTLNIGNFAYYYNQIISQKTLSIEVTVLNSTGETPIQTYPDETIEILANITYNGTEVTSGVFNTVISSIEGNISTARLVYNPALKQWTVNITLPSNANGILDVNVYGKYNGTSGYGFDEMFSGYFAEFISPQTFVPAFNSNIVLCATNSSGELANYRNISVTIYYYNISTNTYSPVTTINATFSPLIGAWYVQMPQLQPGDYLIIANNVFGYVAFTYGVELQSLFILPQVISEPGVVYGGQSIIIEGLPVPPPSLSGIMSEATGDSLTTNLMEGSNLTAELVNQQGVVVSSAQIFYSSSLGEYFGYLPVPTNATPGLYTIMLYSSYNSITLSQYINGSFYGQIYVGKPNIVSIKPISYAYEGETLQIYANITYQNGTEVKYGMFSATVYPRSLSSEYTDISIEVELPLWYNAKLGLWYGNITLPSTYSAGNLTYLEGLEYYGAPFEILITGESSNGYVTSTSLSNEFTFYILPYTEIEGQTITDPQTYDVALINDKIIFNGTLANDILINDTIEGNVIITNSNVTNVTFTNSQVTIISSKAYDIKAINSNISLIDTTNYGISLENSQITTQDSVVTNISPSPAKIELISPTTSQTNNLTGIIKIEFNVIGQDIKEVELMLNGEVIKTYTINGTLTYMLNTSVYPDGTYKLQIVAIQNDNIVSNISTSLTFQNSIIKLNSNEKNLSSTISTLNSSISSSLSSINHSISSENSKISSVSTINYVSLAIAIIAIIIAIVALIRRK; encoded by the coding sequence ATCGTTTTAACAATAATTATACTAGGTGTACTACAGATAATTCTTCTGCCAGTATATTCGTCAACTCCAGCAATATCAAATACAACCAGAGAAATTAATGGATTTCACTATATTGGAAAAATGCCCAGTAATAAAAATGTTATATTTACGATTTATATACCATTAAAGAACACTAACGAAATATTCTACTATGCTCAAGCAGTTTCTAATCCTTCATCACCATTATATCATAAATTCTTGACAAAGAACCAATTACAACAATTCCTTCCAGCTCAAAAATATGAACAAGTCCTACAGTATTTAAAGGAAAATAATCTTAAAATAATATCTACAGCATTAGATTCAGTAATTGTAGCAGAAGGATCAGTATCTCAAATACAGCAAGCGTTAGGAATTAATATACAGTTATATTCTAATGGAAGCACATCCTATTATATCTCAGAAGGAACACCAAAGATATCTGGAATAACAGTAATAGCTCAAAATCTCACACAAATCTACCTATCACATCCAAATACATTGATAACTCAAAAAGAAATTAAAAATCTAGATAAAAAGCTAGGTCAAATTAATGCTACATCTCCCAAAGAAGCTTACTGGGGAACAGCATTACAAAAAGTATATAATGCTACTAGCTTGTACAAAATAGGAGATGAAGGACAAGGATATAATATAGGAATATTAGACTTTTACGGAGATCCTTATATATTCCAACAGCTAGCATATTATGACAAGATAACAGGATTACCTAATACTAACTTTACTGTAGTTCCAATAGGGCCATATGACCCAGAACTAGGAATATTAACTGGATGGGCTGGAGAAATAAGCTTAGATGTAGAAATTTCACACACAATGGCTCCAAAGGCAAATATTACATTATACATAGCTAATGGTGCGTTACCACTTTCAAGTGATATAGCCTGTATAGATCAATTAGACCAAGTAGATGTACTATCTCAAAGTTTCAGCATACCAGAATCTTTAATATCACAATTCTCTGGAGAGCTATTTTACTCTTGTATATACGAATCCGACGTCTATTATGCATTAGGATCAGCTGAAGGAATAACTTTCTTGGCATCTAGCGGAGATGCAGGAGGCGCAGGATATAGTAATGGACCAGTAGGAACACCAGGATATCCAGCTACTTCACCATTCGTTACCTCCTTAGGAGGAACAACCACTTACATCCAATTTCCAGGCAATTCTTCTCAGACAGCATGGTCAAACTACGGATTCGTGCCAGACGATATAAATTATGGAGGATCAACAGGAGGAATAAGCATAATAGAACCAAAACCATGGTATCAATGGAGTCTTGCAACACCTAATACATATCCTTCAGGAAAAGAAGTACCACAGATTTCAGCAAATGCTAATGTATATCCTGGAATCTATATTATATGCCCTGATAATATTACTTGTATAACTGGAGGAACAAGCGAAGCATCGCCATTAACTGCTGGCTTATTAACTCTAGTAATGAATTATGTTCATTCCAGATTAGGATTAATAAATCCGATTCTAGATGAATTTGGAGAGAACTCCACAATATATCCTAAAGTATTTAATCCAATAACGTTTGGATATAACATACCTTGGACAGCATCTTATGGATATAACCTTGTAACAGGCTGGGGAACATTAAACATAGGAAATTTTGCATACTACTATAATCAAATAATTAGTCAAAAAACATTAAGTATTGAAGTAACCGTATTAAATTCTACTGGAGAAACTCCAATACAAACATATCCAGATGAGACAATTGAAATACTAGCCAATATTACATATAATGGAACAGAAGTAACATCTGGCGTATTTAATACTGTGATAAGTAGTATAGAAGGAAACATATCTACTGCTAGACTAGTTTATAATCCTGCATTAAAACAGTGGACAGTTAATATAACTTTACCTTCCAATGCTAATGGAATTTTAGACGTCAATGTTTATGGCAAATATAATGGGACTTCAGGATATGGATTTGATGAAATGTTTTCTGGATATTTTGCTGAATTTATATCTCCACAAACTTTTGTTCCAGCATTTAATAGTAACATTGTATTGTGTGCTACCAATTCTTCTGGAGAATTAGCTAATTATAGAAATATTTCTGTAACCATTTATTATTATAATATTTCTACCAATACATATAGTCCAGTAACTACCATAAATGCTACTTTTTCGCCATTAATAGGTGCTTGGTACGTCCAAATGCCACAATTACAACCAGGTGATTATCTTATAATAGCCAATAACGTGTTCGGCTATGTAGCGTTCACATATGGAGTAGAGTTGCAAAGCCTATTCATTTTACCACAAGTTATTTCTGAACCTGGAGTAGTTTATGGAGGACAATCAATAATTATCGAAGGTTTGCCTGTTCCACCTCCATCATTATCTGGCATTATGTCAGAAGCAACGGGAGATTCGTTAACGACGAACTTAATGGAAGGCTCTAATCTTACTGCAGAGTTGGTAAATCAGCAAGGAGTAGTAGTTAGTTCTGCTCAGATTTTCTATTCTTCAAGTTTAGGGGAATATTTTGGATATCTACCAGTTCCAACTAATGCTACACCAGGATTATATACTATCATGCTATATTCTAGCTATAATTCAATAACATTATCACAGTATATTAATGGAAGCTTTTATGGACAAATTTATGTTGGTAAGCCTAATATTGTAAGCATAAAGCCTATTTCATATGCATACGAGGGAGAGACTCTACAGATATATGCTAATATAACGTATCAGAATGGAACTGAGGTTAAATACGGAATGTTCTCAGCTACAGTATATCCTAGATCGTTATCGTCAGAATACACTGATATTAGTATAGAAGTTGAGTTACCATTATGGTACAATGCAAAATTAGGTTTATGGTACGGTAACATTACTTTACCATCTACATATTCTGCTGGCAATCTTACATATCTTGAAGGTTTAGAATATTATGGTGCTCCATTTGAAATATTGATTACTGGAGAGTCTTCAAACGGATATGTTACTTCTACTTCTTTATCTAATGAGTTCACATTTTACATTTTGCCATATACTGAAATAGAAGGACAAACTATAACTGATCCTCAAACTTATGATGTAGCATTAATTAATGATAAAATAATATTTAATGGAACCTTAGCTAATGATATTCTAATAAATGATACAATAGAAGGAAATGTTATTATAACAAATAGTAACGTAACTAACGTAACTTTCACAAATTCTCAAGTCACGATAATTTCGTCAAAAGCTTATGACATAAAAGCAATAAATTCAAATATTAGTCTTATAGATACTACAAATTATGGAATTTCATTAGAAAACTCTCAGATTACTACACAAGACTCAGTAGTAACTAATATTTCTCCATCACCCGCAAAAATAGAATTAATATCACCTACTACTTCACAGACTAATAATTTAACTGGAATAATTAAAATAGAATTTAACGTAATTGGGCAAGATATAAAAGAAGTAGAACTTATGCTAAATGGCGAAGTAATAAAAACCTATACAATTAATGGAACATTAACGTATATGCTTAATACTTCAGTGTATCCAGATGGAACCTATAAATTACAGATAGTTGCAATACAAAATGATAATATTGTTAGTAATATATCAACAAGTTTGACATTCCAGAATTCTATTATCAAATTAAATTCCAATGAGAAGAACTTAAGCTCAACGATATCTACGTTAAACTCTTCTATATCATCTTCCTTATCTAGTATAAATCATAGTATATCTTCAGAAAACTCTAAAATTAGTAGTGTTAGTACCATAAATTATGTAAGTTTAGCTATAGCAATAATAGCAATAATCATTGCAATCGTAGCCCTAATAAGAAGAAAATAA
- a CDS encoding alpha/beta hydrolase family protein: protein MEPEDAYSIKILSDVRLTEKGLLHVETYIENNKYKSSIFLNKKELLSGSVSHPIFKDDYLYFVEGEKTNSLIKQGEYGSKVSLFSLGKIIDYTFHVKGILIIGEEKADKKLPFEANTIKYRFDSRGLLRSRRSLYLFDGKELRKIVSGNFDVTAVATNGKRVIISSTMSGDDYNLSDIFEVNLDNGELKRITEGEGEVDAIAMNEQGQIAYLGHRKGKQPWATKEIIFPEEGKSVICGNTCGNNVLSDLFDGSKDKIVFEKDEVISEGQTKGSTNLYKISDNKAEQITEGKIVVKGFDYTNGKLAYYYTTPEKPSLLYYNNEIYDPNPNVKGKTPEEINNGEIEGWAIITGKNNPIILFIHGGPHTAYGYSYFIEFQFFANNGYNVIYCNPRGSQGYGEDFAKACVGDWGGKDMEDILSFTKKVIEKYNLSGKIGVTGGSYGGFMTNWIITKTNMFSAAISERSISNLVSMCGTSDIGFWFNAIESGIDDPWTQENILKLMKISPIYYVKNVKTPTMFIHGEEDYRCPIEQAEQYYTALKMNGIPTVLVRYQGDSHEHARRGKPNNMRDRLQRKLEWFNKYLK from the coding sequence ATGGAACCAGAAGATGCATACTCTATAAAAATTTTATCAGATGTTAGATTAACTGAAAAAGGATTACTACATGTAGAAACTTATATTGAAAATAATAAATATAAATCCTCTATTTTTTTAAATAAAAAGGAATTATTATCCGGTAGCGTTTCACATCCTATATTCAAAGATGATTATTTATATTTTGTAGAAGGAGAGAAAACTAACTCATTAATAAAGCAAGGAGAATATGGAAGTAAAGTAAGCTTATTCTCTTTAGGAAAGATAATTGATTATACTTTTCATGTAAAAGGAATTTTAATTATAGGTGAAGAAAAAGCTGATAAAAAACTTCCTTTCGAAGCCAATACAATAAAATATAGATTTGACAGTAGAGGCTTATTAAGATCAAGAAGAAGTCTCTATCTCTTTGATGGAAAAGAATTAAGAAAAATAGTAAGCGGAAATTTTGACGTAACTGCAGTAGCGACTAATGGAAAAAGAGTAATTATATCATCAACTATGAGTGGAGATGATTACAATCTATCAGATATATTCGAAGTAAATCTAGATAATGGAGAACTTAAGAGAATAACAGAAGGAGAAGGCGAAGTAGACGCAATAGCTATGAACGAACAAGGACAAATAGCTTATCTAGGTCATAGAAAAGGAAAACAGCCTTGGGCAACTAAAGAAATAATCTTTCCAGAAGAAGGAAAAAGCGTAATATGTGGAAATACATGTGGAAATAACGTTTTATCTGACCTATTTGACGGATCAAAAGACAAGATAGTTTTTGAAAAAGATGAAGTTATATCAGAAGGACAAACAAAAGGGTCAACAAATCTATATAAGATCTCAGATAACAAAGCAGAGCAAATTACAGAAGGAAAAATAGTAGTGAAAGGATTTGATTACACAAATGGAAAATTAGCTTATTATTATACAACTCCAGAAAAACCTTCCCTATTATATTATAATAATGAGATATATGATCCAAATCCCAACGTAAAAGGAAAGACTCCAGAAGAAATTAATAATGGAGAAATTGAAGGATGGGCTATAATAACTGGAAAGAATAATCCAATAATTCTATTTATTCATGGAGGTCCTCATACTGCTTACGGCTATTCATATTTTATAGAATTCCAATTTTTTGCAAATAACGGATATAACGTAATATATTGCAATCCTAGAGGGAGCCAAGGATATGGAGAAGATTTTGCGAAAGCATGTGTAGGAGATTGGGGTGGGAAAGATATGGAAGATATACTAAGCTTTACGAAAAAAGTAATAGAAAAATATAATCTATCTGGAAAAATAGGGGTAACTGGAGGATCTTATGGAGGATTTATGACAAACTGGATAATAACTAAAACAAATATGTTTTCTGCAGCTATAAGTGAAAGAAGTATATCTAATCTAGTAAGCATGTGTGGAACTAGCGATATAGGATTCTGGTTCAATGCTATAGAATCTGGTATAGATGATCCGTGGACGCAAGAAAATATCTTAAAACTAATGAAGATATCTCCAATTTATTACGTAAAAAATGTCAAGACTCCTACAATGTTCATACATGGAGAAGAGGATTATAGATGCCCAATAGAGCAAGCAGAACAATACTATACTGCATTAAAAATGAACGGTATACCAACAGTTTTAGTTAGATATCAAGGAGATAGCCATGAACATGCCAGAAGAGGAAAGCCTAATAATATGAGAGATAGACTTCAAAGAAAATTAGAATGGTTTAACAAATACCTTAAATAA
- the sor gene encoding sulfur oxygenase/reductase: MPKPYLAINMALLRNEPKTFDMFGSIGPKVCMVTARHPGFVGFQNHIQVGVVPFGTRYGGAKPDMTKEQSTVGVYQYTFWKDWKDHEEMHKQNWSYIFKLCYSCSSQIVWGPWEPLYEIVYANMPINTEMTDFTTVVGRKFAEGKPMEIPPISQPFGKRSVAFAEHIVKPGKEKQFEDAIIKTLEMFKRAPGFLGAMVLKEIGVSPLGSLQFGAKAFHEALETDGSNVPDPNNTVFEAPEAKPTPPNYIVHVEWSGPDALQFGMGRVLISPEYRAVHDEALDTLIYGPYIRILNPVMEGTFWREYLNE, translated from the coding sequence ATGCCCAAACCATATTTAGCAATAAACATGGCATTATTAAGAAATGAACCTAAAACATTCGATATGTTCGGATCAATAGGACCAAAAGTATGCATGGTAACAGCAAGACATCCAGGATTTGTAGGATTCCAAAACCACATACAAGTAGGAGTAGTTCCATTCGGAACTAGATACGGCGGAGCAAAACCAGACATGACAAAAGAACAAAGCACAGTAGGAGTATATCAGTACACATTCTGGAAAGATTGGAAAGACCACGAAGAAATGCACAAACAAAATTGGTCATACATATTTAAACTATGCTACTCATGCTCATCCCAAATAGTATGGGGACCTTGGGAACCACTATACGAAATAGTATACGCAAACATGCCAATAAATACTGAAATGACAGACTTCACTACAGTAGTAGGAAGAAAATTCGCAGAAGGAAAACCAATGGAAATCCCACCAATATCTCAACCGTTCGGAAAAAGATCAGTAGCATTTGCTGAACATATTGTAAAACCAGGTAAAGAAAAACAATTTGAAGATGCAATAATCAAAACACTAGAAATGTTCAAGAGAGCACCAGGATTCTTAGGAGCTATGGTACTTAAAGAAATAGGCGTATCTCCATTAGGAAGCTTACAATTTGGAGCTAAAGCATTCCATGAAGCATTAGAAACTGATGGAAGCAATGTACCAGATCCAAACAATACAGTATTCGAAGCACCAGAAGCTAAACCAACACCACCAAACTACATAGTCCACGTAGAATGGTCTGGACCAGACGCATTACAGTTCGGTATGGGTAGAGTACTAATAAGCCCAGAATACAGAGCAGTACATGATGAAGCTTTAGACACATTAATATACGGACCATACATAAGAATATTAAATCCAGTAATGGAAGGAACATTCTGGAGAGAATACTTAAACGAATAA
- a CDS encoding uracil-DNA glycosylase codes for MLDKEIISCDKCPRLREYSENIAKIKTKKFKDWSYWGKPLPGYGDENAKILIVGLAAAAHGGNRTGRVFTGDESGKWVIKALYEFGLSNLEYSTNRDENLVLRDVYLTNAVKCAPPKNKPTKEEILNCNLFLRKEINYLKNLKVIIALGKIAFDSICLAYNVKLKFAHGQIYDINGVKLIASYHPSAQNTKTKRLTWDSWIDIFRKAITMLNMED; via the coding sequence ATGCTAGACAAAGAAATTATATCGTGCGACAAGTGCCCTAGATTACGCGAGTATTCAGAAAATATAGCTAAAATTAAAACTAAAAAATTCAAAGACTGGAGCTATTGGGGAAAGCCATTACCAGGCTATGGAGACGAAAATGCTAAAATACTTATAGTAGGTTTAGCTGCTGCAGCTCATGGAGGAAATAGAACTGGTAGAGTATTTACTGGAGACGAATCAGGAAAATGGGTAATAAAAGCATTATACGAGTTTGGCTTATCTAACTTGGAATACTCTACGAATAGAGATGAAAATTTAGTTCTTAGAGATGTTTATCTTACTAATGCAGTAAAATGTGCCCCGCCGAAAAATAAACCTACTAAAGAGGAAATCTTAAATTGCAATTTATTTCTAAGAAAAGAAATAAATTATTTAAAGAATTTAAAAGTTATAATAGCTCTAGGTAAAATAGCCTTCGACTCAATATGCTTAGCTTATAATGTAAAACTAAAATTTGCTCACGGTCAAATTTATGATATTAATGGAGTAAAATTAATTGCTAGCTATCATCCAAGTGCGCAAAATACTAAGACAAAAAGATTAACCTGGGATTCATGGATTGATATCTTCAGAAAAGCAATAACAATGCTAAATATGGAAGATTAA
- a CDS encoding zinc ribbon domain-containing protein yields the protein MGYPYGNYPNNPYGQPYGQPYGQPYGQPYQQNSAFNMMMCAQPIGLGGKQMTIPIQHPIDLQYVAQQATMYLMSQGMQAYPMVGQNMAVIQAQHSSLLGDLTAGNKSYTIRICEGQGYVMVETGIANLMQDLLTVGATAGGTYLIGDDLLHSKLAELAGGGASALDLYHMYQEFSNEEQLMSTIMMLVTSAPPPPGYPQPTQPGYPQPAYPQPYGQPQYGTQAYPQPYAQQYPQPQQPPVQAPQQQTPTQQATSTPKQTVQQSKTIKCWKCGEENPEGSKFCSNCGASLSPVKCPKCGYVNNPGAKFCSNCGNNLLVQESK from the coding sequence ATGGGATATCCCTACGGTAATTATCCAAATAACCCTTACGGTCAGCCATACGGACAACCATATGGGCAACCTTATGGACAACCATACCAACAAAATTCAGCATTTAATATGATGATGTGTGCTCAACCAATTGGATTGGGCGGAAAACAAATGACAATACCAATACAACATCCAATTGATTTACAATACGTAGCACAACAAGCTACAATGTACCTAATGAGCCAAGGTATGCAAGCATATCCAATGGTAGGTCAAAATATGGCTGTTATTCAAGCCCAACATTCTAGTTTATTAGGAGATCTAACAGCAGGAAATAAATCCTATACTATAAGGATATGTGAAGGACAAGGATATGTAATGGTAGAAACAGGAATAGCAAACTTAATGCAGGATTTATTAACAGTAGGTGCTACTGCAGGAGGAACTTATCTTATTGGGGATGACCTATTGCATAGCAAATTAGCAGAATTAGCAGGAGGAGGAGCATCTGCACTTGATTTATACCATATGTACCAAGAATTTAGTAATGAAGAGCAATTAATGAGCACAATAATGATGTTAGTTACATCTGCACCTCCTCCACCAGGATACCCGCAGCCAACACAGCCTGGATATCCACAGCCTGCATATCCACAACCATATGGACAACCACAATATGGAACTCAAGCATATCCTCAACCATACGCACAACAATATCCTCAGCCTCAACAACCCCCAGTACAGGCACCACAGCAACAAACACCCACACAACAAGCAACATCAACTCCAAAACAAACAGTACAACAATCTAAAACAATTAAATGTTGGAAGTGTGGAGAAGAAAACCCAGAAGGATCAAAATTCTGCTCAAACTGCGGAGCGTCCTTGAGTCCAGTAAAATGTCCTAAATGCGGATACGTAAATAATCCAGGGGCAAAATTCTGCTCAAACTGTGGAAATAATTTATTAGTTCAAGAAAGTAAATAA
- a CDS encoding type II toxin-antitoxin system VapC family toxin, giving the protein MKYYVDTSVIIAYVIDSDPNHEKAVEVLLDKGDRIISQLTVTELYSVFSRRVKDEIVVESLVNYSIKKVGVKVERIDFNEVFKKVSEIAPKVKLKTLDLLHLIISIILNSEILTLDKELEEAYKKMN; this is encoded by the coding sequence ATGAAATATTACGTTGATACGAGTGTAATTATTGCTTACGTTATTGATAGTGATCCTAATCATGAAAAAGCTGTAGAAGTTCTTCTTGATAAGGGTGATAGAATTATAAGCCAATTAACTGTTACTGAACTTTATTCAGTATTTTCTCGTAGGGTAAAAGATGAAATTGTCGTAGAATCCCTTGTTAATTATTCTATTAAGAAAGTCGGAGTAAAGGTTGAAAGAATTGACTTTAACGAAGTATTTAAGAAAGTTAGTGAAATTGCACCAAAAGTTAAGTTGAAAACGTTAGACTTACTTCATTTAATAATTAGTATTATACTTAATTCTGAGATTTTAACTTTAGATAAGGAACTTGAAGAAGCTTATAAGAAAATGAACTAA
- a CDS encoding sugar nucleotide-binding protein, with the protein MIGVTDEGDIAKAIAQAFDDEEFILIDSPKKVYSEKPDIIIHTLETTYDNRSMWNFNTWFAINIARAANKIGALNVYFSTYMIFDGKKGYYSETSVPSPLNYYGLTKLVGESSIASLGNYLILRLGQLINRGFLNFFIKTLIKKRIIRCNSNLYLSPLTLRDLGYVVTTLIKKDARGIINVAGKRQSEYEICEKLADMFDGKAIPFEGKFYDFSLDTWLLKTFKIKID; encoded by the coding sequence ATGATTGGAGTGACTGATGAAGGTGATATTGCAAAGGCTATTGCGCAAGCTTTTGACGATGAAGAATTCATATTGATAGATTCTCCTAAAAAAGTATATTCTGAAAAGCCTGATATTATAATTCATACTTTAGAGACAACATATGATAATCGTTCTATGTGGAATTTTAATACTTGGTTCGCAATTAATATTGCTAGAGCAGCAAATAAAATTGGTGCATTAAATGTATATTTCTCAACATATATGATTTTTGATGGTAAAAAAGGCTATTATTCAGAAACGTCTGTTCCATCTCCTCTAAATTATTACGGTTTAACTAAACTAGTCGGAGAAAGCAGTATAGCCTCTCTTGGAAATTATTTAATATTAAGATTAGGCCAACTAATCAACCGAGGATTTCTTAATTTTTTTATAAAAACTTTAATAAAAAAGAGAATTATAAGATGTAACTCTAATCTTTACCTTTCTCCTCTAACTTTAAGGGATTTAGGCTATGTTGTTACTACTTTAATTAAAAAGGATGCCAGAGGTATAATAAACGTTGCAGGCAAGAGACAATCAGAATACGAGATATGTGAAAAATTAGCTGATATGTTTGATGGAAAAGCAATTCCCTTTGAAGGCAAGTTTTATGATTTTTCTTTGGATACTTGGCTACTGAAAACTTTTAAAATAAAAATAGATTAA
- a CDS encoding VapB-type antitoxin, with product MKTVTIKVKDEIFEIAEEMVKEGIASSRNEAFNIIMEIGLNEAKKRLEKKKKIDELVNKWLKEGLPKDLDLPTSEEVISERE from the coding sequence ATGAAAACTGTAACAATTAAGGTTAAAGATGAGATTTTTGAAATAGCTGAAGAAATGGTAAAAGAAGGAATTGCATCCTCTAGAAATGAGGCTTTTAATATAATTATGGAGATTGGATTAAATGAGGCTAAAAAAAGGCTAGAAAAGAAAAAGAAAATTGATGAATTAGTAAACAAATGGTTAAAAGAAGGATTACCAAAAGATCTAGATTTACCAACTTCAGAAGAAGTGATCAGTGAAAGAGAATGA